From Micropterus dolomieu isolate WLL.071019.BEF.003 ecotype Adirondacks linkage group LG21, ASM2129224v1, whole genome shotgun sequence:
TACGGATTACATTTAAGGCCCCTTAATGGCCTTAATATAAAATCCTGACTGCTGATGTTAAGTTAAATGATCCGTTCTCCTTCTGAACTTTACCAACAGACTGCATTTACTGTTTCTTTGAAGTTTTAGTTGAGTTCACTCACCTGCTGAAAGTCTTGATCTTATTCACTCAGTATGTAAAACACCTACATGTTCTTCCTCATATCTAAATGATGACTGTGACTATCTTTCACCAGATCATCTAAAGAACTGAAGGATGACTCTTCTTTTTTACAGAAATACAATTAGAAACTCTAACACTGAAACACTAAACAATAATACATGTTGGTCCTGTAGAACTGAGAAAGAGGAAAACTATTCTTCCTCCATTCGGATTTACACAACCTGAAATTATAGCTGAAGTCAGCACATAAAACTAAAGCTGATTCTTTCTGATTGCTCTGTATAAAATCTGACTGGACTCACCAGATGTTGTCAAAATGTCTCTGCTGGAATCATCACAGGAAACTCAACTGGAGAGCAGCAAGATATCTGAATAACAGGCAAAAGTAAGGTTTACTTctgtatattaaaatacattaaagacAGGAGTGACTTTTATAACTAGTGTGATCactagagtgtgtgtgtgtgtgtgtgtgtgtggattaacTGGACTAACTTGTTCTCTGTAAAATGGAGGACTTATATAAACCATGCAGGCTGTCAGCTGAAGTTAACTTGAGACCAACAAGGAAATGTTCCTGTAAAAGTAATAAATAGGAACACCTTTCAGTTTAactttgactttatttaattaGAGTTATAGAACTCCTCTTTCTGGTTCTGTTTAACCAGTGAACTCTGAAATGTTTAATCCTGTTTTATCCtctttacactggctcccagtatgttttagaacaGATTTAAAAGTTTTACTGATTACTTTAAAGGCTCTTCATGATCCTCGGGTAAaagtctgttgtctgttccagaggcTGAAAACTAAAGTAAACAGAGTGTTTACTGACCGAGGACCTCAGGACGGCTGAGTCAGTGATCTCCTTTAAGCTCcttcttaaaacaacaacttttatttagttatcagagagcctttcctgatttaatcaagtttaaattttctttgaactgtcttttatttccttaaaatgttttcttgtttttatctgttctgTTTAAAACCTGATGGTTTTATGACGTGTCTGTTTTAGTTTTACTGCCTtagtgaagcactttgtaacgaGGACATTGAAAAGTTCTCTATAAAgattttcttattatttaaatgtcacaattttgaaaaaactattaaattaaacTCAGAGAAACCAGCTGGAATCATCGTTTCAGAtcaaagtaaagaaaatgtgACTGTTTGATAGCTGTATATTTCTGCTGAACACCTGAACACATTTTCCTGAAGTCACAGTTAATTATCTGAAACTGACGGTGTGTCAGATCATATTTCTGTCTCTCagtatttatgttttatatgaATATATGAAGTTTTAGTCGAGTTCACTCACCTGCTGAAAGTCTTGCTGTCTTCACACCGAGACGATTAAAGTGAAAGTAAAGAAGGTTCAAGAAAAAAAGCAAGACGTCAGAACAGATCACATGATCAGATGTTTCTAAATATTTCAGAAAGGACAAAAGAAACGTGTTTTTACATGAGAATGACTGTCAAACgaaaaactgtatttaatgttaatgtaaccACTTTGAGTGAAATTATCCAaatcactattattattattattattatatcatctGCAGCTTCttatatgtaaaaatgattGATTTTTTATACTCAtctctaaacatattttaaatagtgAGAAATTAATTTAGACCTCAAACTAATTttcaacatgtttatttctttgatgtggAGTTCAGCTTTTCTTCACacagtatgtttttatattaagtCCTGTAGTATCTGAAGTGGGTGAGGCCTGAAAAACAACATGCCAGGTAAATAAATACCTACATGTTCTTCCTCATACCTGAAATAACGACTGTGATTATGTTTCATCAGCTGAAGAACTCAAACACATTTCCATGAAAGCTTGAACGACGGCTCAGAGGAAGATTCACATTAAAGTGGTGGAACATGAAGTCTGTGTGCAGGAGGTCTCTCtttatcacaacaataaaaactcTCTCTCATTGTAAACACTgtgcaaatgttgtttttccttCAGCTCCTGTAGTTGCACAGAGACAAAAACGTGTAAAAATTTGTTCTGGAGATGAACGTTGTTTCAAACATCGAACCAGGCAGGCAGATGATAAAGTGTCCATATCTTACATCATTATACATTATTAAATTCCTGACAGTCTGCCCATGACATATTTCAAATCATACAagcacacaacaaacacataaGAGGTGCAGATACTTTTAACAGAAACCTGCCAAAATCAGGAACATCTGgtctcaaaatgatgcagataatctagtccatgcatttgctACTTACTGCAAtcctttattatcaggctgcttgaatAAGTCCGaatcttcagctgatccagaacgCTGCAGCACGtcttctgacaggaaccaggaaaagaaatcacatttctcctgttttagcttctctgcactggctgcCTGTAAAATCCAGATGTTACGTCCTAAGGTCTAGGGTTAACCTGGACGCAGCACGAGGTGAGACTCCCCACCCTTCCCACTCCCAAGCAAGGCCAGAAAAAAAGGGAACTACACATTAGCGGTTTTATTTTACTcagatgagcagtgcccaaaacacTCTATGTACCCTAAAACCTCCCTAAACcaaaacaagtgtaaagaaaagacaaagctctagaCCAGACTTCTAACACTAAAACATCAGGAAACAAAGAGCCTATTTAAACAGAAACAAGCTTCTCACTCCTACTGATACTGCTGATAGCAAAAACAATAAAGCTACAACAAagaagcaaacaaaatggcTCAGGCCAACAAAACAAGGGTGTGAGACAATAATCAGGATCACTGAGGTGCTGGTTAATCTGCTCACACAGACTAATATGCTCAATACACAGGTTTCTCTACCTAAGATTCaaatacacagtacacaggTTTTACGCCGGTGCATGTTGGGAATAGCAGAGTGAAGAGAGCAGAGTTCTGTCAGATGGGGATTAAAACAGCTGCTGTCATTAGGCGACCAATCAGAAGGCAGCAATCAGCTCCGCTGGACCAACCTGGGGTGCCCACCTGTTCTGCATTACCTGCATACacagaacagctgacagtgcaggatgagaaagatgcaaatgacaaaatatgacGCCAGGGTCATAACACAGAATTTAAAGttcttcttctcacctacaaagctcttaatggtcagacaccatcttatcttaaagagctcacaTCTTCCCACGATGCACTGAGCTCTGCTCTCCCTCTGCATCTGTATGAAACCTCATCCTGTTCATGCATGTTACTGACTTTACTTCTTCCCTTTCAGAAAATGGAGGCATCCATATAGAAAAGAAGCTCAAACAAACTCCCTTGTAAGTGTTGTTATGGGTAAAGAATTGTGATCAGCTACAAAATGAAGCACAGAAAGAGCCCTCCGTCATTTACACTGGAGAAACAACAAGGGAGCGTAAGCAAGAGCCTTACCTTAGCTAGAAAAATGCACACTTTCATGCAAACtgcaactcacacacacacacacgtttgttccaCTATTCCTGTGGGGACATCCCGCTGACATAATGCATAACCTGCTAATTGAACCGTAAAACAAGTCTTAGTAAAAAGCAGTCTCAACACGTGTGGACGTCACAGTGAGCTATAATTATTCTAATTCCTTTGAGATGATTTGACTAAAGTTAGAGTTTCTGAGATCCGCTGGACAAACAGACTGTGAAGGAAATGTGATCCTGCTAAGAGGTAGGCTAGTACTAGTGATCAACAGCAGACAGTAATATGCATGGAACTAAGTGTCAGAAAGTGGAAATAAAAGAGTTGAAAATGACCAGGCTGTGAACAAAACGTGTACTTTGTCTCCATCTTGTGACGTTTACGGGAAGAAAATGTGTCCATGCCGTCACGTGCTGTACATTCAATATGCTGATGACATTATGCACATGTGAGCATGTTGTCCCTGAGACTGCATTAAGTAGGTTACAACATGAATCACATGTGACAGTGAAAGCAAACAATGTTTTCTTCTTGGGAACGCTTCTCCATTTCTACACCCTTCATACACTGTTAGTGTTATACAGTCCTGCTGACTGACTCAACTCCTTTAAAGAACCGAATCTTTAGTGAAACTCTTAATTCTCCTAAAGAGCAAATAATTCAGACGCTACATCTCTGTCTGTATAACCTCAGTGCTCCCTGTCTGTAACAGACCCCAGTAACAACATACTGTTACACCTTCAAATTATAATTAGGAttctgcttgtttttaacaaatacaaagtggaaaagtcagaaaacatattttattttaaactctgAACTGCCTTTTTAGAGTTTATAATCATGCAGTGAAGTTGTAGGAGGGTAAAGTTGCACAGCTCTTCTCCAATACGCTTTATTCAtcacatgtttgtttctttagcCTTCTTTAAGGTGGAATGAGGTTGTTTCAGGTTTCTTTTTATACAGTCAGTTAATCCGTCATGTGACTTTACAAACTGACATTTGAACTAAATTAGTTTGGCTGTCCACAAATGTTGACGTTGAAAGAGTTTCAGTGAAGAATTAgttgttttgaaaataaagaaattgtaatctgtaatttaatttgtattttcttttataaagtcacatgactgtttaaaatatttatggaaaggaaaaaggaataaaaactGTTGGTGGTTTAATTACACATCATGTGAAGCAGCTGATGTACATTTACTTTATTAAGAAATAGCtgaagcaataaaaaaaacattaaactaaATTGTACTGCTGGTATTTTCTTTATGTTGATCATAAACTGGAGATTTATCACGTatcatgtttatttatcatgttACTGATGATGTACTCACTACAAACTGCAGTATAAAGAAGCACTGTAAGAATTAAGGTCCAAATTAAAATTGAAATCAATTTGAACAGTTTTttctaaaaagaaataaaacaacagatcCAAACCTGAAATAACtcaaaagactcaaagcatCAAAAACTATAACTGATGATTTTAAAAAGAGGAAAGTGAAACGCAGCATTTGGTACAGTGGATACAAACTACTGTACAATGTTGTTTGACTCCAGATGTTGATAACCAGGAGAAGTTTGTCTCCTGATGACGTCATACAGTTTCAGCATTTTCTTGGagattaaactttatttaagaGGCAGCTCAACTAACACACTACTACTATTTCTTTTTGAAAAGCCACAAACTCCATGAAGAAGTAAAATGAATATCTAAAGCAGGAGTTCCaacctttaatacattttgactGAACTGAACTAAAGTGAATCCTGAACTGAACAGAAGATCCAGAAATCTCTCAAAGTAAAACTGATGTTTGATGATGATTAAAGTTAAAGAATCCCACAACAGGAAGCAACGTGTTGGTATAGTGGATACTTGACATGTTATATTGTGGTCTGATTAAAAACCAGATGCTGCTGACCAGGCTAACATGTTAGAATCTGAACATTAGAATTGATTTGAACCTGGATGAAAGCTCAAGGCCGGATGATATAAAACTATTTCAGTATTTAGATATCATTTTAATCTGCTTTAACTTTTATTCATGCTGATTTTTCTAATGTGATCTAGACAGACATTGAGATCGGAGTAAAGTCTTAATTATCTTTCAAACTACAGAAACAGTCAGCAAAATTAATTTGTTGACCCTCAACACCAAATGAAATCTGCTTTAGATATAAAAGACGAGCAGATCAAGAATGTTTGGGTGTGAAGAGTGATGATGAGTTTAGAGTTTAATAAACCTCAAACAGTCTGAAAGTAAAAGTTGGAACAATAAACTTACATTCCTGAACGTCACAGAGAAATCTCAGTGTGACAGATTTTGATATCAGAGGTTTCAGCATCACCAGCTGCaccaatatataaatatgggaAGAGTTTCTCAGTGAAAGTGTCTCTGTGAGTGCAGAGGTGAGTCATGTCTTCAGGGTTGTAGAAGGACACCTCCCCCCTGTCATAGTCCAGCTGGACTCTGATCCTCTGGAGACTCTTCTTCACTCTGACAGTCTTACCAACTCCATCAGTGTATTTTCCACTGTGATGCTTTAAACACCAGAATCCATATTTTGGTGAGGGAAATGTCTCTCCCTTCCTGTCAACTGACTCTTTAGCCAAACCTACAGTCCAGCCAGGATGGTctcccacctccacctcccAGCTGTGTTTCCCTGAGCTGAAGCCCTCAGAGCCCAGAACTTCTGCATACTTAGTGTTTCTCTCTGGATTGTCAGGAAGCTGCTGCTTTGTGTCTCCACGTCTCACACTGGTCAGATCATCAGACAGATAGAGACTGCGTGCTGCAGTGTTTGGGTCCAGAATGACAGGACTGAAGTGGACCTTGTCCTTCATCTTCTCCCAGACTCTGAAGGAcaggttgcccaggtgtttggcCACATCTATCAGCGCTCCTGAGAGCAGCTGTGGATCTGACAGTGAGCGCTGGACTCTGGCTCTGGTCTGAGTGGCTTTATAACTGCTGAGGAATGGCACGCTGGGTTTCTGCAGCTCTTCTTCAACAGCAGAGATCCTGTCTGACAGAGAGGAGATCTGCTCCTGAATCTTCTTGATCTCTCTGCTCACAGTCttcctcttctgctcctcttcctccctcagagCTGCCAGTCtggactcctcttcctctttcaggAACTGGTGGAGCTTGTTGAACTCTGCTCTGATCTGCCTCTCTGTGGACAACAGCTGCTTCTCGGACTGTTGAATCACTTCATTGTATGTTTCCTCCACTTGTTTGTATTTGTCCCTCTTGTCCTGCAGAGACTCTAAGTCAGATTTCAGCTGCTCCTTCAGGTCCCGGACTGCTTGTTCTACAGGAACCACCTTGTGACTCTGGTGGAGAGAAAACTCACAGACAGGACACACAGCTCTCTGCTCGTCCTCACAGAACAATCTTGGCTCTTCTTTATGTTTACTgcacacctcctccaccttcttctctcctttttctgtCTCAGATGATCCAGTTTTCTGTCTCTCAGCAAAGGAGTCAGCCAGTTCCTTCAGTGGAAAGTTGACTCCTGGATAATTTTTTGatgattttcttttacaaatgGGACAGTTTTTGTTTCCAGCTTGTTCCCAGAATTTCTGCAGGCAGCTTGAACAGAAGCTGTGGTTGCAGCTCAGAGACACAGGATCTCTGAAAGTCTCTGAACACACGTGGCAGTTCAGGTAACTTTCAACAAGAGTTATTTTCTCAGCCATTTGATACTGAAGTTATTTTTCCACAGACTCACCGAGTGAACGTCTCTTCCCTTGATTGTTTCAAATACTCCAAACGTGTGTTTTCCAGCAGAGATCTCTCACCCTGTGATGGCGTCTCAGCTCTGNNNNNNNNNNNNNNNNNNNNNNNNNNNNNNNNNNNNNNNNNNNNNNNNNNNNNNNNNNNNNNNNNNNNNNNNNNNNNNNNNNNNNNNNNNNNNNNNNNNNCCTTGATTGTTTCAAATACTCCAAACGTGTGTTTTCCAGCAGAGATCTCTCACCCTGTGATGGCGTCTCAGCTCTGTTCAACAATGTCCAAATCTACTGTCAGTTTAACTTTCACACTCTCAGTCTATGATCTCTCCTCTGTCACAGGCTGAATGAACAGCAGGAAGTGTTGCCATGTCATCTTCTCACCAGCAGATGGCGCAGTCAGGATGTCTGTCAGAGTCAGTACAGGACAGTTTCCATGTACAGGTGTCTGTaggaagacaaacacaaaattgGGTAAAAAATGTGATCTGTAATTTTCTTTCTctaaataaagaattaaaatgCTCATAAAAAGCCAAACTGTGTTCATTGAATCCAGCTGAACTAAATATAGAACAAGCTGTTAACATGAAAGCAAAAGAAAGCTTTTgtttaaatttcatttcatttcaacttGTTCTCATCCCTCAATAAGCCTCTGTAAAATTCACAgggtaaatattttaaacatcacTTTTATTAGCCTTCTGTTTTTCTAAACATTGtgttacagtaaatgtacaaATAATAATCATGATGCAGAATCCAGAAAATAAAAGTCTTTCAGTCGAGGtctatttgttttactttctggcacattttctctccctttcattcattcattcattcattctctttACCCTCTTATCTACAGTAAGAATCACAAGACTTGAGTCATGTTAGTTAAATCCTGCATCAGCTGTATTTATCATTAGAagataaaaactgtaaaattaataCATGACCAACTCTTCACTTTAAAATTGTTATCCCAATATAAAATTTCGCATCATTTGATGTGAATAATTtccatgataaatgtcaaaaaaaaatttctttcaggtttaaagacaaatttttgctcctgagttaaagttgaagaatttttctttatggtcagaacaaacacttgatgccaaacagtggatcacttcacaaatctgtggcagaacattcaaaacaattatgataaaatcttttttcaacaagcatgcatgaataaaatcaagtaaaacattttttcagtcctttttcctcatcaaaataaaaatcataatagaaagttctgactggtttgtggttcaaattatttaaatcaaacatttattgaacatttgttatattgttattgaagaaaatgtaatcgtgataattatcattattgttttattgcccagccctacctgGACATACAGTCTGTGTGACAAACAGTCTGTGCAGgatgttttttaaaagacaaatgtgAAACTGCTCTGAGGTGGTGCTGTTGATCAACACTCTCAGTCTATACAACCCTCAGTGCTCCCTGCACTGATACAGATCCTGACATTGCTCTGTATGTACTTCTGTTGTGTCTTATTTTATCCAGCATTTGAGcagcagaaaatgaaataatgagAAGCAGAGAAAGTTGCAAAAATTCAGTATTAATCTGTATCTTGTACAGCTGAGGTCTGATGATGCCGCAGcagcacaaaataaatgtcagcCTCTTAGGAGCCAAAGAGACACATTTCTGAGGTATAATTCAATCTGAATAGTTTATTTTAGAGGATTTGACTTGATTTGGTTCCTGATGAAGCAACACTTTAACAGCAGTGATGCATTTCTTAGAGACCCTGGACAGTACGTCTGTAAAAACTGCAAAGACCAACAGCGAACAACAAAATGTGGCAATGTTTTCTTCTTGGGAACGCTTCTCCATTTCTACAGAAGCTGTGGTTGCAGCTCAGAGACACAGGATCTCTGAAAGTCTCTGAACACACGTGGCAGTTCAGGAAACTTTCAACAAGAGTTATTTTCTCAGCTATTTCTACTATTATCCAAATTAAGACTCACCCCAGAAATTTCCTTCAGTTTGCTGCTGAAAATCCTTTCAGTGTGCCGTTAGAGATCTCTCAGACTGGACAGGCCTTGTGGTTTTGTTCAACAAAGTCAGAATTTGCTTTCAATTTCAACAAGCTTTCTCATCGGTTATTGATTAACGGTTCATGGATCAATGATATCTTTATAATCCCAGAGGAGCTATGTGTTGTACAGTGGTAGTAAATGCAgtcctgtgtttttattagCAGCAGAtccagctttatttattttcattgcaaACCCCCTCAAAACTACAGTAAACACTAAAAACTGAACTCTGTATCTGTTCTTATTAGCGTTTGTAAGACTCACCAGGATTGTGTGGATCATACTGATATATAAGAGCACTATCTGAActgatgttgatttattttgcagtgaCTGTGTGAAATAGTACTTTCAGCTGCATTGATAAATGTTACTCACAGAGAAGTAACAGGCAGTAAGTTGAAAGAAACTGACTTCCTTCCCAGCAGGGAAAGTTCAGGCTTTGTTTCCCCCCTATGGAAATGTCCACACACAAATGTAacagaatgtgtgtttgtgtaaacatGTACTGCATATgaatataaaatgtgtaaaatgcatTATGGAAGCCATCAGGCATCACATATCTGTCTGCAACATAACTGACAAGCAACCAGTATAGTTTATGTATCCAGAAATATGACAGACGTAATACAGTTTTGCAGATGATTACTGATCTGATGATGAAGTTTCTCTTTAAAGTtgtattaaaatacataaaacttTCTGTTCCATTGATTTCCAACATGAAAACACATCTCGGCCTCAACGTATACAGTACTCTCTCACATgtcaagtacatttactcaattaCTGTACAAATCAGAGAGTGAGTATTTTTTATGCTACACCTCTACTCTAGAAGAAAATGTTGTACTGTTGCTCCACTACATTTctctgacagctatagttactctTCAGATCGAGATTTTAAAGGTCAAACGTGATCCGTTTATAGAAaggaatcttaattaattaacggcaTAGCTGCTTAGATGTAGCCCagtctataattgaattctcctaaGTGTTTCCACATATTTGGAGTATTTTACGTGTcgcgatggcgcaatggataagacacatgcctttggtgtgagaagcCCGGGTTCAATCACTGtgaccctgagcaagacacttaaccatgtcagaggcgtgcgacctctgacaggtatagcaattgtaagtcgctttgcaTAAAAGCGTCAGCATAGGGAGCCGAATGATCTttcctagatgaaagtgtgaaatttacaagaagaaaaatcggaaattccctgaaattaatgtcataaaaaaattgaaaatcactACACAGGACACAGGTTTTAATCCAAAAAACTCAAGCTTACAtgcagttccccttcgagggaactcgaactgcgtcagtgacgacactatgggaacgcctctcgGCGTGGCatggctgaaatcatgaatgaaattactccaatcctattggcgttgctagaacggtagcgtgtgacggcgtgacTGGAGGTGTATATAagccaatctctgaggagattcaggttcaggatgctcaccatccccgccatcgtcagtcacatccaatccgaggattggtttgtcacgatagacctgcgagacgcatatttccacatctccatccgtccctctcacaggaagttcctgaggttcacCTTCGGGGGCGcggtatcgggttcttccgttcggcctagcactctctcctcgcacgttcaccaaatgcatggatgcagctctggccccgatgAGGCTCCAAGGcgtccgcatactgaactacatcgacaaCTGGCTCATTTTggctcagtctcgggagttagcggttcggcatcgagatgttgTCCTCGCCCATCTTCAGCGTTTGGggggcgaagcgttccgccagtatctccctcgccggtctaggcccaaggcagctgaggctgccaggcttaggtcccttccctctacgagctcctaccgagaggagaggaagcagagtgtcgcttctcgggtgCCCCCCCAAGGAGCTGGGGCAGCTCTCGGCGTGGCatggctgaaatcatgaatgaaattactccaatcctattggcgttgctagaacggtagcgtgtgacggcgtgacTGGAGGTGTATATAagccaatctctgaggagattcaggttcaggatgctcaccatccccgccatcgtcagtcacatccaatccgaggattggtttgtcacgatagacctgcgagacgcatatttccacatctccatccgtccctctcacaggaagttcctgaggttcaccttcgggggcgcggcgtaccagtatcgggttcttccgttcggcctagcactctctcctcgcacgttcaccaaatgcatggatgcagctctggccccgatgAGGCTCCAAGGcgtccgcatactgaactacatcgacaaCTGGCTCATTTTggctcagtctcgggagttagcggttcggcatcgagatgttgTCCTCGCCCATCTTCAGCGTTTGGggggcgaagcgttccgccagtatctccctcgccggtctaggcccaaggcagctgaggctgccaggcaaaggtcccttccctctaccgAGTGCGGgaggggagtctttctcccctcccgccccccccccccccatttctcCGTGgttcctgcgcactgccatagatgggtttcgactacagttcaaaacccgccctccaaaattcgacagggtggtttggactgtggtccgcccggagcaaggtccggtgttgggacaggaagttcttactctgctgaggaaaggggccgtggaacgtgtcccccctcccagacagagacgccgtttctacagccggtacttcatagtccccaagaaggacggagggctgcgccctattttggatctgcgggttctaaaccggtatctgaggagattcaggttcaagatgctcatcatccctgccatcgtgacgcacatccaatccgaggattggtttgtcacgatagatctaaaggacgcctatttccacgtctccatccgtccttctgtgtatggatgcagcactggccccgctgaggctccagggcatctggattttcaactacatcgacgactggctcatccttgCCCAGTCTcaagagttggcggttcggcatcgagatgtgtTTTTTGGTCTGTTCAGTATCTGCTATTTAGtatgtgttttgagttccagttagaTTCTTACCTTGTGTTACCTTGTGTGCGGTGTTTTGTCGTTTGCATATGCTCCGTCTCGTCATGTCCTGTTACCTGCCTGTTCCCTGTTAGTTCCTGGTATTTTGGATTGCACTCGTTCTGGATTTTCTATGTtcatttttggattttggattcaGCCACTCTGCTTGCAAGTGTGCTTGCCTTCTGTTTAATTAAAACCACTGAACTGTACCTGTCAGCCTtgagtcctgcatttgggtcctcctaCTTGCTTCACCACCACACAAATCGTGACAGCTGGTTTATTTCTGATCTGTTGTTCTCTTATGAAGCGTCCGCACCCCTCAGGTGCAGGGGCGGATCCAGATCATTTTAAAGTGGGGGGCACAAGGGGGGAACAACAGTTAAATTAGGGGGGCACCCAAAAgtgacaacaaaaaataaaggtCGCCACCGACCACTCAATGTTTAGACTGGTGGAAACAATTAGATTGCACAGTTACACAATGTATTAAGGTATTTATCGAGGTTTTTTGGCTACATTAAAACTTTCACTATGCATATGACCTTTTCATTTTGCACAGTCAACATTAAAATACGAATGTCCCCTTGTTATGATATCATCATCAACATTTGGCTATTTTGTGTAATTAGTAAACTCACCAACACGAGCCTATAAGCAGATTAAGTGGATGCAATGTATTGTGCAAGAATAACACAATGGAAAGCACTATCAATTTTCACATATTGCAATATTTATCACT
This genomic window contains:
- the LOC123960105 gene encoding nuclear factor 7, brain-like — protein: MAEKITLVESYLNCHVCSETFRDPVSLSCNHSFCSSCLQKFWEQAGNKNCPICKRKSSKNYPGVNFPLKELADSFAERQKTGSSETEKGEKKVEEVCSKHKEEPRLFCEDEQRAVCPVCEFSLHQSHKVVPVEQAVRDLKEQLKSDLESLQDKRDKYKQVEETYNEVIQQSEKQLLSTERQIRAEFNKLHQFLKEEEESRLAALREEEEQKRKTVSREIKKIQEQISSLSDRISAVEEELQKPSVPFLSSYKATQTRARVQRSLSDPQLLSGALIDVAKHLGNLSFRVWEKMKDKVHFSPVILDPNTAARSLYLSDDLTSVRRGDTKQQLPDNPERNTKYAEVLGSEGFSSGKHSWEVEVGDHPGWTVGLAKESVDRKGETFPSPKYGFWCLKHHSGKYTDGVGKTVRVKKSLQRIRVQLDYDRGEVSFYNPEDMTHLCTHRDTFTEKLFPYLYIGAAGDAETSDIKICHTEISL